The window CCAGCGCGCGTTCGGCCTGCGCCGGGCAGGCGCGCAGGGTATCGCTGTCGCTCGATGGCGCCGCGGGCGCGGCCGGCTGCGGTGCGGCCGGCTGATGGCCGGCGCGCTGCCACAGGGCGTGAGCGGCCAGCGAGAGCCACAGGTTTTCTTCTTGTGTGGCGGCAGCGGCGCCGGGACGGCTGCGCACGCTGTCGCGCAGGGCCAGCGGCAAGTCGTCGTCGAAGCCGGGGGCGGCGCGCGAGGTGCCGATCTGGAGTGTCTTATGAATCTTTATCGGAAGCGGGGAACTCATGCTACGGTCTCGTTGTCAAAATGATGCAAGCGGTTTTCCGCGAATACGCTGAGCGGGACGATGGCATACCCGTCCCATTCGCCGATCACGGTCACCGGATGGCCGCCGCTGAGCGCGAGCAGGGGCCACAGGTGGCGAAAACCTGCGTGCAGCGGGATGATGCGGCCGTCGGCGCCAGCAAGGTGGGGCGCGCCGCCCGCATGCGGCACCATGGCGTCGAGCACGAGCGGAAAGCGGTCGAGGAAAGGGTTGCGCGCCAGCGCCTCGGCGTAGGCCGCCAGCGAAGCGTCGAGCGTGGGAGCGTTCGCCAGACTTGCATCGAGCGTGCTGAAGGCGTCTTGCTGCTTGATGAGGGCGCGCAGCGGATACGCGCTGTGATAGAAGCACAGTTCGCCGTCGAACTGCGTGCCGGGCGCGAGCACCTTGTCGTAGCCTTGCGTGCCGGCGGCGTACTGCAGGATCATGGCCCAGCGTCCGCTTGCCATGCCGCGCAGCCAGGTGGTGCGCGCGCGGATGCGCTCGTTGTCGCCGGTGTGCTGGGCCAGCACTTGCCAGCGGTCCTGCACGCCGGCCTGGGCCAGCACCTCTTCCTGGCTGACGGTCCAGCCGACCAGGGTGCGCACGTCGCTTTGCAGTTCGGGCGGCAGGTCCGGCAGGCGGCGGCAGGCGGTGCCGAGCAGGTAGATCGATGCCAGTTCGCGCGCCAGCTGGGTTTCCCAGTCGGGCAGGGTGGTGTCGAAGCACATGCCGCTGGCGCGGCGCAGGCGCGCAGCCAGGCCGGCGGCCTGGGCGTCGACCATGCGCGCGGCAATGTCGTTCCAGAACGCCGGGCCGCGTGCGCGCAGGGTGGACAGGCCTTCGCGCGCCAGGTCTTCGAGCCAGGTTTGCAGTTCGGCGATGCCGGCCGCGACCTTGCTGTCGCGCTTGTCCTCGCGCTTTTGCGCCGCCGCGGCCTGGGCTGCCGCCTGCTCGGGGGTGGTGGCGATGGCTTTTTCGGCGGCGCTCTGGAGTTTCTTTTCGCTGCGCTGCTGACGGCTGTCGAGCCAGTCGCTGACCCATTGGGGCGGCGCGCCGTCCGTGAACAGGGGGCCATGGCTGGCTAATAACAGATACAGGCCGATGCCGTGCTTGCACGGGAACTTGCGGCTGGGGCAGGAACACTTGAAGGCCGGCTCGCCCAGGTCGATCTGGGTGCGGTAGGGGACTTTGCCGCTGCCCTGGCATTCGCCCCACACGGCCGTTTCGGTCCGGCCCAGGTTGCCCCACTTGGCGGGCCCTGCCAGCTGGCTGCCGGCTTTGGCGGAACTCGCATCGGGCGCCAGTGCGAGGATTTGATCGGCGTTCAAAGTCATGGAGGAACAATGCCACCGGCCCATGACCGTTGGCAAATGATTAAAGATAGTAAGTTAACCGCTGACGTTAATTTTGGGAAGTCTTTTTTGCCGGAAAGGCAGTGTGGGGACAGCCAGGGCCAGGTGTGCTCCCGGCCCGGGCTGTCGCGTCAGGTTGTCGCCTGAGGCTCTCGCCGCAGGCTGCGGCCCCGGGCTGCTGCTTCAGGCTGCAGTCTCAGACTGTCCCCTCAGGCTGCCGCTTCAGGCTGTCGCTTCAGGCATAACCCAGCCAGAGCGCCTGCGCGCGTGCGAACACGGCGGCGCCAACCTGGGTGCCCAGGGTGCGCCCGTCGGTGCTGGCGCGCTCGAAATGAATGCCGGCGTAGACGCGCGAGATTCCCGCTTCGGCCACGGCATCGCTGAACGTTTCCCATGCCAGGGGCACCGGCGCGGACGGCAGGGCCGGGTCGATCAGCAGCGAACGCGCCGCTATCGTCACCTCGTGCCGGAAGGTGTCGCTGCCGGTGAAGCGGCGCAGGATTTCGGCCGAGGCGGCGCTGAACGTGCTGTGGCCGGACACGTGGTCGGGAAACGCGGGCGTGGGCGCGCTCGCCGGGTGGAATGGCATCCAGGCTTCGCCGGCGACCGGGCGCAGTCCGCCGGCCGGGCCTTCGGGGCCGAAGCTCTGGATGATGCGGCCCTGCATCAGATAGCGGATGGCGCTGATTGGGCGTGCGAAATCGTAGGCGCGCTTGGCGTCCCAGGCGGCGATGCTGGCGTCGAACACCGCATTGGACAGGGCGAAGAACAGTTTGATGTTGTCATCCTCGCTGTAATCGTTGCGCTCCGATATCAGTTGCGCAAAGCGGCACCAGTAAGAGCCGGGCAGCTCGCCGACGGTGCTGCCGGCCCAGTAGTCGGCGATCGCCTTCTGGCGTTCGGTCAGGGCGGCCTGGAGCTGGACGACCTGCTCGGCCTGGTCGATGAATTCCCTGCTGCCGAAGGCGGCCGGCGGAGGCGGGCGGAACTGGCCGCCCGCGCCCAGGGCGAATGGGCGCACGCTGCCCCAGAACGGCGTCAGGAACGTTTGGGTGCGGCGCACGCCGCCAGCGTCGAAAGAAAGCGGCTGCCACAGGCCCGGGAAGGGAATGTTGGCGCGCGGCGTGGGCTGGGTGACCAGCAGCGGCGGGTTGCGTGGCAGGTAGCCGCTGTAGTCGGCGAACGGCACGCCGCCCGGCGTCAGCTTGCCGTTCTGGTTGGCGCCATCGTCGCGGCATCGGTCGAGCACCGCGTGCGCGGCAATGGTGCCCAGGCGCGGGGCCGTGGCGCTGTTGTTGTAGGCGTCGATCGGGCGGCTGTTCAGCGCGGCGAGGTGCGCATCGAAGGCAACTTGCTGGCTGGGAAACTGATCGAGCAGGGCCGTGTAGGCGGCGAAGCTGATCGCCAGCGCCTTGTTGGCGGGGGTGCGTTCGGCGGCCGGCCTGCGTAGCTGCGCGCCAAGGTACTGGCCGAGGGCGACGCTGTCGTAGGCCGCCCACGCTTCGTACATGGCGCTATGGACGATCGCCAGCGCGCGCGCGGCGATCGGCGGCGGCATGCGGGTGGCGCGCACGGCGTCGAGGGCAATGTTGTTCCAGGCAATCACCGTACCCAGCTGCGCTGGTGGTGCCGGCTGGGAAGGAGGTGGCGGCTCGTCCGACCCGCCGCAAGCCATCAGGGCGCTGCCGAGGGCGGCTGCGCTGCCCATCGTTAAGAAGGTGCGTCGTTTCATGGTGATTTCCCAGAGAGGTCGCTTCCGGCCGGGAAGCGCGGGGATGCCTGGCGGCACGGCCATCGATGAGGGTGGCTTACGTGGCGACGATAGCCCGCCGCCGCCACGCTGATCTTGAGCCGACGCAGCCGCAGTACCGCAGCAAAAACAGGAGTCGTCGCATGGCCGGACACCGTTGCGTGGATGTGCGGCGGTGTGCGGCAGGCGGGCGCCTGTCCCGCAGTTCGCAAGAGTCAGCAAATCCTTGCCAGTAGCCACTACAATACGGCTGCCGTTTGTCGAGGTCACTTACCGAGGTCAGATCATGAAATTTATTCACGCCGCCGATTTGCATATCGACAGTCCCTTGCGCGGGCTGAACGGCTACGAGGGCGCGCCGGTGCAGGAGCTGCGCGGCGCCACGCGCCGGGCCTTGTCGGCCCTGGTCGACCTCGCGATTGAGCAGACGGTCGATTTCGTCATCCTGGCGGGCGATATTTACGACGGCAACTGGGCCGACTTCCGCACTGGCCTGTTTTTCCGCGACCAGATGGTGCGCATGACGCGCGAGGGCATCCGCGTCTACATCGTCAAGGGCAATCACGACGCCGAAAGCCAGATCACCAAACAGCTTCCGCCGGTCGATGGCGTGCATACGTTCAAGTCCAGCGCAGTCGAGACGTTCACGATCGACGGGCTCGGCGTGGCCTTGCACGGACGCAGCTTCCCGAACCGCGCCGTGCCGGAAGACCTGGTCGAGCACTATCCCGACGCCATCGCCAATATGTTCAACATCGGTGTGCTGCACACCAGCCTGAACGGACGGGGCGGGCACGACGTGTATGCGCCGACCACGGTCGACGCGCTGTGCGCCAGGGGTTACGATTATTTCGCGCTGGGCCACGTGCACGCGCGCGAGGTTGTGCGCGAGGCCCATCCGCGCATCGTTTATCCCGGCAATCTGCAGGGTCGCCACGCCAAGGAGACCGGGCCCAAGGGCTGTGAACTGGTGACGGTGGACGGCGGCGCCATCACCAGCGCCCAGTTCGTGCCGCTGGACGTGGTGCGCTGGCACCGCCTGCAACTGGACGCCGGCGGCGCACCCGACCTGAATGCCTTGCGCCAGCGATTCATGAAGGCGGCTGGTGAACTGGTGGCCGGCGAACACGGGCGCCTGCACGCGCTGCGGGTGATCGTCAGCGGCCAGACCGAGCTGCACCGGGTCGAGGCCGAGCAGCCCGGCACCATTGCCGCCGCCATCCAGGCCGGCACCCAGGACTTCGAAGGCGCCGACCTGTGGGTCGAGGAAGTCAAGCTCGACCTGCGCTCGCCGCTCGACCGTGATGCTGCCTTGAAGCGCGAGGACGCGGTCGGCGAGGTGGTGCAGCTGGTCGACGAGATCGCATCCAGCGAGGAACACCTGCGCGCATGGGCGCTCGCGCAGCTCGGCGCCCTGGGGACCTTGCCGCCCGGGCTGGCAGATTGCGACCCTGCGGCGCTGCCGCCGGAAGCACTGCGCGCGCTGCTGGCCGACGCCGAGGCGACCGTCCTTGCGCACTTGGGCGGCATGGAAGGAATCGCACGATGAAGCTGCGCGAACTGCACCTGACCGCCTTCGGTCCCTTCACCGACCGCAAGCTCGATTTCGGCAGCGCCGGACAGAACGTGGTGTTCGTCCATGGTCCCAACGAAGCGGGCAAGTCGTCGACCCTGCGCGCGATCTCGGACCTGCGCTTCGGCATACCGCAGCTGAGCCGCGATAATTTCGTGCACGAGCACCGCAACATGCTGCTGGGCGGGGTGCTGGTGGACCGCAACGGCAAGTCCTATCACATCATGCGCCGCAAGGGCCGCACCAACACCCTGCAGTATGCCGACGGCAGCCCGGTCACGCCCGATGTCGAGGCGCTGATCACCTGCGGCTTGTCGAAGGAGGATTACGAAGCCATGTTCGGCCTGGACCACGACCGCCTGCGCAACGGCGGCGAGGCGCTGCTGGCCGGCCACGGCGAGATCGGCGCGGCCTTGTTCGAGGCCAGCGCCGGGGTGCGCAGCATTCCGTCGGTGCTGGAGCGGCTCGACCAGTCGGCCCGCACCTACTTCATGCCCGGTGCGCGCGCAAAGAATGGGCGCATCAACGAGGCGCTGCGCAGCTACGGCGAACATCATGCCGAATTGAAGACCGCGCAGATCAAGCCGGCATGGTGGGCGGAACGCTTCAAGGAGCACCAGGCGGCGGCCAAGCGGCTGTCCGAACTGGAGGTGCGCCACGAGGAGGCCAACCGCCGGCAGCTGCGCCTGTCCGAATTGCGCGGCGTGGCGCCGCTGATCCGCACCCAGGACGAGGCGGGCGCCATGCTGTCGGAACTCGACGACGTGCCGCTGCTGGCGGAAAACGCCGCCACCGAACGGGCCGCCGCGCAAGCGGGATTGGCCGCCGCATGCCAGAACGCGCAAGCGGCGCAGGACGCAGTACAGCGTTTGTCCACCCAGCTCAAGGCCCTGGCGCCGGACCATGCTGCGCTCGACGCGGCCGCCCGCATCGAGCGCCTGGCCGCCAGCGCCGAATCGTTCGAGAGCCTGCGTAACACGATTGCCGACGCCGCGGACCAGGTGGCCGAGGCGCGCCGCCTGCTGGACGAACGCGCCGGCGCCATCGTGCCCGGCGTGGCGGCGCACGCCGTGCTGGCAATGGCGCCGGCGCCGGCCGCGCGCGCCCGGATCGAAGAGGTGCTTGGCGACTTCAAAGTGGCGCAACAGCGGCTGCACCAGCATCTGGAATCGGCACTGCCGCTGGAGGACGATGAAGAGCAGGCCGCCGACGCGCTGCCGGCGCCCGCACTGGTGAGCGCCCTGCATGCGGTGCGCGACGAAGCGAGGCGCAAGGAAGTACTGATGAAGCGCAAGGAGCAGCTTCCGGCCGACATCCGGCAGCTGGAGCGGCAGGTCGCCGCCGACGTGGCGGCACTGGGGCTGGCGGACGAGATGGCGCTCATCAAAGTGCGAGCCTTGCTCGACAGTGAAATCGATGCCGCGCGCAGCGAGTTCGATATGGCTGACAGCGAGTTGGCGGCGCTGCGCAAGCAGCTCGCGCAGCTCAAAACCGAGCACGCGGGGGCCGCGGCCAGATGCGAGCAGTTGCTGGCCGCCGGCGCGGTACCGACGATGACGCAGGTGCGCGCCGCGCGTGGCCAGCGCGACGGCCACTGGGCGCAGGTGCGCGAGGCGAACGCCGGCGGCAATCCGGCGCCCGGCGCACTGCTCGACAGCTTCGAGGCCGATGTTCGCGACGCCGACCGGCTGGTCGACGAACTGGCACGCGACACCGAACGCGCGACGCAGCTGCAGGGCAGCCAGGACGAGCTGGCGCGCCTTGCGCAGCAGTTGGCCGACATCGAACACGAACGTGCGGCGACCGGGCAGCGCAGCGCGGCAGCGCAGGAGCGCTGGAACGCCACGCTGGCGGCGCGCGGTCTGCCGCAGCTGGCGCCGAAAGCGCTGCGCGAATGGCAGTCCCGGCTTGCCGAGGCGCGCGAGCAGAGCGCCAACCTGCAATCGCTGACCGATGAGCTGGACATGGCGCGCGCAACCGAACGCGCGTTGGTGGACGATCTGTGCGATGCGATATCGGCGGTTGGCGTGGCAGCGCCGGCCAACGGCTCGCTGGCCACCCTGTGGTCGCTGGTGGGAGAGATTCAGAACGACATTGAGCGGCGCCAGCATGCGCTCAGCACCGCGCTGGGCAAGCGCACCGAGCGCGAACAGCACCAGCGCCGCTTCAAGGCGCAGCAGAAGACCCTGGAAGAGCAACTGGCCGGCGCGGCGGCGGCGGTGTCGTCGGGCGTGTACGGCGCGCTGCACCTCGATCCGCAGGCCGGTGTCGCCGCGGCGGGTGCGCGCCTGCTCGAATTCGGGCGCCTGGGCGAGGCCAAGGCGGAACTCGACAGCGTCAGCGCGCGCGAGCTGCGCGCGCAGCAGGCATTCGAGCGGCTGCTGGGGCAGGGTCACGAGCTGGCGCAGGCGCTGGGCGATACGCCGGCCGCCGACTTGCGGCATTACGTCGAACAGCTCAAGGCAAGGCTGGCGCAGGCAAGGCGGATCGACAGCGAACGCGCGCTCAAGCAGCAGGCGCTGGAAGAGGCGCAGGAACGCCAGCGCGAACAGGAAAGCCTGGCGCTGCGCCATGAAGCGGTACTGGAGCGGCTGTGCCGCGCGGCCGACGTCGATTCGCCCGAGGCGCTGCCGGCGGCGGAGGCGCAATCGCAGCGCAAGCGCCAGGCCCAGGCCGAGGCGGACCGGGTGCGCAGGGACCTCGCCACGGCATCCTCACGGCCGGTGGACGAACTGCGCGCGCTCCTGCGCGACTACGACGCCGAGCGCATGAACGACGAGCAAAACCAGGTTTCGGCCGAGCTGGCGACACTGGAGGAGGGCTTGCGCAGCGCGCGCCAGGCCGAAGAAACGGCGCGCCGCGCTCTGGAAGCGGTCGATTCGGCCGATACCGCGGCCGTGGCGCGCGAGCTCATGGAGCGCGATGCGGCCGGGGTACGGCTGGCGATCGCGCCGTGGATGCGCTCGCGGCTGGCGCATGCCTTGCTCGACGAGGCGCTCAAGCGTTTCCGCGAGCGCGCCCAGGGACCGATGCTGCTGGCGGCCTCGCGCTACTTCCAGCAGATGACCGACGGCCTGTTCGTGCGGCTGGTCAGCGACGATGCCGGTGCCAAGCCGGTCTTGCTGGCGCAGCGCGACAATGGCGGCCAGGTGCGTGTCGAGGGCTTGAGCGAAGGCACGCGCGACCAGCTCTACCTGGCGCTGCGGCTGGCCGCGCTGGAAATCCGGCGCGACGCCGGCTACGACCTGCCGGTGGTGCTCGACGACGTGTTGATGACCTCCGACGACGGCCGCGCGGCGCTGGCCTTGCGTGCGATCGCCGATTTCGCCAAGGACCATCAGGTGATCGTGTTCACTCACCATGCCCACCTGCTCGGCGTGGCCGAGCGCAGCGTGCCGGCCCCGATGCTGCAGGTCGTCAGCCTCTAGCCCGGATATTTCATGAGTCTGCCAATCTGAGGGCCGGGGTGCGCCGAACATGGCTGCGGCATGTTGATTGCTCGCTTCCTGGTGTCGGTTCTGCCGCGCGGCCTGATTGCAGACGTAACTCCCCCTACCCCCGTTGCTTTATAGCGTGCCGGGGACAGCACTTGGCGGGCTTATGGTGCCAGCGCGCGGGCGGCAGTGAGGAAGACGTGCTTGAGTGGATGTTGGGATGCGAGCATGACGCGCACGCGCCGCGTGTTGCGCACGACGGCCGCGCCGATCTTGAGCAGTTTGATGCGGATCGTCGCCGTGCAGGCGCGTGCCAGTTCCGTGCCAACCAAAGCCAGGCGGCGCAAATTGATCATCAGGGTATAGGCGAACGCTGCCAGTAGCAGCCGCAGTTGGTTGGCCTGGAATTTATGGCAGCTCGCACGGCGTCCGAACAAATCGAGCTGCGCCTCCTTGATACGGTTCTCTGCTTCGCCACGGGCGCAATACACGCGTTCGTACAGTGCCTTGGGACCCCCAGTCAGGTTGGTGACGATGAAACGCGGGTTGGCGCCGCGCGCATCGTGTTCCAGCCGCGCGATGACGCGCCGTTGCCGATCCCACGTCCCCGCCGCATAAGTGAATTCTCCGATCATGCGCTGCTTGGAACCGGCCTTCTGATACATCTCGGCCAGTGCCAGTTCGGCCAACTCTACTCGTTGCAGCAACGCTGAGTTCTTTTGCAAGCCGACGATATAGTGCAGCCCCCATTTCTCGAAGCGGCGCAGAGCTTGATGACGGCAGAACCCGGAATCGCCGCGCACGATGATGCGGATGCGTGGCCAAGCCTGGCGCAAGCGCCGGGAGATCAATTTGATTAATGCGCTGAGGATACCGGCCGGATCGCGGCTGCTGGGCCGCAAGACGCAGGCGAGGATATCCTGGCCACAGAAGACGTACAGCGGCAAGTAACAGTAATTGTCGTAGTAGCGGTGGAAGTGGGACTTCTCTTGCTCTCCATGCAGCGGCATGTGGGTGGCATCGATGTCGAGCACCAGTTCCTTGGGCCGCTTAGCTTTGCTGGCGATGAACTGATCGAGCAGAACGCCATGCAGGGCGGCCGCCTGCGCGCGCGTGGAGGACGTTTCAAGCCGGCTCAGCGTCGGCGCCGAGGCCAAGTCATCGGCCCGGCCCACTGCCGTTTGCATGGCCAAGTCGCGGCGCAGCACATTGTGGTCACAGACGTCCTCCCAGCCACAGCACAGGCCGTACACGCGCTGCGCGAGCAAGTCGCGCATGCTGTGCGAAACGCTGGCACGACGGCGTCGATCCTCGAATACGCGCGCAATCGCTTTGCTTAAGCCGATGCGCTGATCCACTTGGCGCAGCAGCAGAACCCCGCCGTCGCTGACGATGTCGCCGCCGTCGAATGACGCCTCAACGACGCGCCGTCCAACCCTCCCCAACTTGATCGGTTCATTGGTACAATTTGGCATCGGCGGTCCCCGGTTGTGATTGGCGTCAGATACCAGTAACAACGCGCTTCGGCACGGGATCGCCGACCTCTACTCACGAAATATCCGGGCTAGGCCGCATCTTTGTTTCGCCGCCGCGCCGCCGCCGATGGGCGGCGCGGCGGCGACGCTGTAAAATACTTCTCTTTATCTCAGCATACCGATCCCATGACCGTCGTCCGCACCCGTTTTGCCCCCAGCCCAACCGGCTACCTCCACCTTGGCGGCGCCCGCACCGCGCTCTACAGCTGGGCGTACGCCCGCCATTTCGGCGGCACCTTCGTGCTGCGCATCGAAGACACCGACGTCGAGCGTTCCACGCCGGAAGCGGTGCAGGCCATCATCGAGGGCATGCAGTGGCTGGGCCTGATGCACGACGAAGGCCCGTTCTATCAGATGCAGCGCATGGACCGCTACCGCGAGGTGCTGGCCCAGATGCTGGAAGCGGGCACCGCCTACCACTGCTATTCGTCCAAGGAAGAAGTGGACGCCATGCGCGAGCGCTTTACGGCGGCGGGCGAAAAGCCGCGCTATGACGGTACCTGGCGTCCGGAGCCGGGCAAGACCCTGCCTGCGGTACCGGCCGACCGCGAGCCGGTGGTGCGCTTCAAGAACCCGCTCGACGGCGACGTCAGCTGGGACGATGTGGTCAAGGGCACGATCACAATTTCCAACAAGGAACTGGACGACCTCGTCATCGCCCGCCCGGGCGGCGTGCCGACCTATAACTTCTGCGTGGCGGTCGACGACTGGGACATGCAGATCACGCACGTGCTGCGCGGCGACGACCACGTCAATAACACGCCACGCCAGATTAACATCCTGCGCGCGATCGGTGCGCCGTTGCCGAAGTACGGCCACCTGCCGATGATCCTCGATCATGAAGGCAAGAAGCTGTCCAAGCGCACCTCCGCCGTCAGCGTCATGGATTATCCGGCCAAGGGCATCCTGCCGGAAGCGATGTTGAACTACCTGGCGCGCCTGGGCTGGAGCCACGGCGATGACGAAATCTTTTCGATGGAGCAGTTCTGCGAGTGGTTCAATACGGATCACCTGACCAGTTCAGCTGCCCAGTTCGACCTGGAAAAGCTGGCCTGGCTGAACAATCACTACATCAAGCAGGCCGACAACACCCGCCTGGCGGCGCTGGCGCGTCCGCAGATGGAAGCGCAGGGCGCCCAGTTCGACGGCGCGCCCGATCTGGCCGCCGCGCTGGCGCTGATGAAGGATCGCACCAATACCATCAACGAACTGGCCGATGCGGCGATGCTGTTTTACCGCACCCCGCAGCCGGACGCGGCACTGATGACCCAGCACCTGACCGACGCCGTCAAGCCTGTCGTGGCCCAGTTCGCCGAGCGCTGCGCCACGGTCGAGTGGACGCGCGAAGCGCTGGCCGCGATGATCAAGGAAGTGCTGGCTGCTAACGGCATCAAGATGCCGGTGCTGGCCATGCCGCTGCGCCTCCTGCTGACCGGCCAGTTGCAGACCCCGGCAATCGATGCCGTGCTGGTGCTGCTGGGCCGCGAACTGGTTCTCTCGCGTCTGAAAGTCGAAGTTTAAATTGTTGGCCTCGGGGCTTTGCATATTGCAAGCCCTAGTATATAATTCTGCTTCTTCGACGGACGGGGGTATAGCTCAGCTGGGAGAGCGCTTGCATGGCATGCAAGAGGTCAGCGGTTCGATCCCGCTTACCTCCACCACTAATCGAAGAAGTTGTTGTAGTAGATTGCAGGTAGATGCCACTACCTGATTGCAGTACCGGGTCCCCATCGTCTAGAGGCCTAGGACATCACCCTTTCACGGTGAGTACAGGGGTTCGAATCCCCTTGGGGACGCCAGGATTCGAGTAGTAAAAAGCAGTACGAAGTAGTACAATGTAGTCGCAGTTTAGTACCACTAAACGCCCTGACTAGTCAGGGTTTTTTGTTGGTGCGGTAAGTAAGGTCAGGATGTAGAATACGTCCAGGACAGATTTCTGTCCCCATCGTCTAGAGGCCTAGGACATCACCCTTTCACGGTGAGTACAGGGGTTCGAATCCCCTTGGGGACGCCAGTATTACCAGAGAGTCGATGAATCGGTTCTTTGTTATTCCAGCGCAGAGTAGTTCGCGTTACATGGGGGGTATAGCTCAGCTGGGAGAGCGCTTGCATGGCATGCAAGAGGTCAGCGGTTCGATCCCGCTTACCTCCACCAAGTTTTGATGTAGTTTGTACATTGCGGGTAGTTGCCACTACCTGACAACAGTTCAGGTCCCCATCGTCTAGAGGCCTAGGACATCACCCTTTCACGGTGAGTACAGGGGTTCGAATCCCCTTGGGGACGCCAGTTAGTGCAAAAGCCGCCTTGTGCGGCTTTTTGCATTGTGCGAGCCCACCGTCGTGCCCGCGCAGGCGGGCACCCAAGTTTGTAGCGCAGTCGACGGCTCACTGGACTTGGGTCCCCGCCTGCGCGGGGACGACGGTTTGTGGGTTAACGGTACTTTTCGCCGAACCAAACCGAACCAAAAAAACCCTATGTCCCTTGCTAACGATCCCGCCCCAACCCTCGCCCTGTTCTGCCGGGTCGTCGACAACTACGGCGACATCGGCATCTGCTGGCGCCTCGCGCGCCAACTCCAGCGCGAACACGGCATTCTGGTCACCTTGTGGGTGGACGACCTGCCCAGTTTCCACCGCATCTGCCCCGACGTCGATCCCGGCGCCGCCCTGCAGCAGGTCGACGGCGTGACCGTGCGCCACTGGGCGGGCCAGGATGGCATGTTCACACCCGCCGACATCGCCGACATCGTCATCGAATTTTTCGCCTGCGACATCCCGCCCGGCTACATCACGGCCATGGCCCAGTGCGATCCGCGTCCGGTCTGGTTCAACCTCGAAGGCTTGACGGCCGAAGAATGGGTCGAAGGCTGCCACACGCTGCCGTCGTCCCATCCGCGCCTGCCGCTGACGAAGCACTTCTTTTTCCCCGGCTTCACCGCCAAAACCGGCGGCCTCATGCGCGAGGCGGCGCTCGATGACGAACGCCGTCAGTTCCAGGCAGATGCGCCCAAGATGGCAGCTTTTCTAGGACAGTTCGGCGTGACGGCGCAGGAAATGGCATCGACCAAAGTCTCGCTGTTTTGCTACCCGCACGCGCCAGTGGCTGCCTTGTTCGATGCCTGGCAGAGTGGGGCGCAGGCGATGACCTGCCTGGTGCCGGAAGGCGTGGCGGCGGAAGCGGTCGAGGCCTTCCTCGAAGCCCCGGCCAGCACCGGCGCGGCGCGCACCCGTGGCGCGCTGACGGTGCGCGTGCTGCCCTTCGTGCCGCAGCCCGACTACGACCGCCTGCTGTGGGCTTGCGACCTCAATTTCGTGCGCGGGGAAGACTCCTTCGTGCGCGCCCAGTGGGCCGGCCGCCCGTTCATCTGGCATATCTACCCGCAAGATGAAAACCTGCACCACAAGAAACTGCGCGCCTTCCTGCAGCGCTACGCAGCCGGGCTGGAAAGCCTGTCCGCGCTGTCGCTGTGCTGGAATGGCGCCACGCCGGCCGATCCCGATCCGGCGCCGCTGTGGCCCGCATTTGAAGCCGCGCTGCCCGAATTGCATGCGCGCGCCGACGATTGGCAGCGCCAGATGTTGGCAAACGGCGATCTCACCAGTAATTTGCTGAACTTTGCCGCTTCGCTTAGGT of the Massilia violaceinigra genome contains:
- the earP gene encoding elongation factor P maturation arginine rhamnosyltransferase EarP, with amino-acid sequence MSLANDPAPTLALFCRVVDNYGDIGICWRLARQLQREHGILVTLWVDDLPSFHRICPDVDPGAALQQVDGVTVRHWAGQDGMFTPADIADIVIEFFACDIPPGYITAMAQCDPRPVWFNLEGLTAEEWVEGCHTLPSSHPRLPLTKHFFFPGFTAKTGGLMREAALDDERRQFQADAPKMAAFLGQFGVTAQEMASTKVSLFCYPHAPVAALFDAWQSGAQAMTCLVPEGVAAEAVEAFLEAPASTGAARTRGALTVRVLPFVPQPDYDRLLWACDLNFVRGEDSFVRAQWAGRPFIWHIYPQDENLHHKKLRAFLQRYAAGLESLSALSLCWNGATPADPDPAPLWPAFEAALPELHARADDWQRQMLANGDLTSNLLNFAASLRSSRPG